The segment GACGCAACTTCGTCAAAAAGTAATGTATTGGGAAGCAATGCGATCGACTTTACATTGCATTTAAGCCAACGAATGTCCTCACGGGTCAAAACCTGCACACCTTCTGATAATTCCGTTATGCAAACCGGCATATGAAATGCCCTGGCAAAGATTGTCGGTTTCACATCATTTCCCGGAAACCTGTGGATTCTGGGTGCGGCCCCCCTTGTTATCTGGATGTAAACACCTGCATGAAGTTTTTTAAGAGTATTTGTTTCGATAAGAGCGCTGCATACGTCATGCAACTTTTCGGTTTCAGTATAATTTATTTTAATTTCTTTTAGGCTGTTGACAAGCCTGTCCATATGTTCGGCGAAATAAAAAGCTTTGTTTTTATAAAATTTTACAACCTCATAAACGCCGTCAGCAAAATAGAAACCCCTGTCATCAGGAGAGATGTATGCGCGGTCATGACTGATAAACTGACCATTAAGGTAAACCGTTGAAGGTCGCAGCATATGAATAGTGTTAACTATCGCAAAGATAGCGAAACCTCAAATCAATAAACCACCGCTATTTTTTCATGTAGCTTGCAGGATCAAGAGCTGACCGGTTCCAACTGAGCAGAAATCGCTTTACTTTTTCAGGATCATATCCTTTGCCTTGTTCAAGCAAGCCCGAATCCTGCGTATGCAGCCGTTTGCCCGATTCATCCAAAACAAGGAGAACCGGAAATCCAAAACGCTGGGGATACTCAAGACTGGCAAGAATTTCGGGATTTTTATTTTCAGGACTGTAGTTGATAAGCATGAACACATAATCTGCTTTCATAATGGAGTCAACCTGCACATCTGTATGCATGAAATTATGTAACCGGATACACCAGGGACACCAGTTACCACCCACCTGGATCAGCACCCGTTTCTTCTGTTCTTTAGCCTGTTTTAAAGCAGCAGCCAGATCATCCTGAGCATTTGCCATGGGATTATAAATAGCAGGACCCTGACTTTGCTGTGCTTTTGAAGGCATGAGCATCAGAAAGCCGATAAATAGGATAACAAGATGTTTCATGAGAAGTAATTTGAATGAATCAACTAAAGTTTCGAACGGCCAATTTAGGATTTTTGATTGAATTCCGACTTAAGTTGTTCAACCCATTTCTTAACCTTAGCACCGACCTGTGAGGCACCATTTTCAAAATCAAGCGCCAAACCCAAAAAGTGATCGTCTTCCAATGCCTTTGAACTTTCAAAGGTGTAGCCTGAAGTACTTGTAAATCCTGTTAATTTAGCGCCCCTGCTTTTCAGTAAACGGGCCATTATGCCAATTCCGTCAACAAAATTTTCAGGATATCCTTTTTGATTTCCGTTACCAAAAACGGCTATCGATTTGCCTTTTAAATCCATATCTTCAATGGCCGGAACAAACTCATCCCAATAGTTGGGAAGTTCACCGTCGAACCAGGTCGGAACTCCCAGTATAAGATTCTTGTAGGACAGGAATTCCTTTTCGGTCAATGTCTCCGCATTAACTTTCACTACGGCATCACCGAATTCCTGTGCGATTTTCTCAGCGGCCTGTGTTGTTTTTCTTGTGTTGAAACTGTATATCAGCGCAATCTTATCCATGTTATCTTAGCGATTTGAGAATTCAAAAATCAAGCAACTCTTTCATAGCTTTTTCAATCTTATCTGCATCCGGAAGAATAGCTTTTTCAAGAATACGGTTGAATCCGACCGGTGTAAATAAAGATCCCACTCTTCTGACCGGGCCGTCGAGATATTCAAATGCTTCTTCGGTAATCATAGCGGATAATTCCCCTCCGAATCCCGAGAAGACTTTATCTTCATGGACTACAAGCACCTTTCCTGTTTTTTTAACGGAATTCAGAATGGTCTCTTTATCCAGCGGAATCAGTGACCTTAGGTCGATAACCTCAATGGAGGCTCCTGTTTCCTTTGCCAACTTTCCGGCTGCCTGAAGGCACATATGAGAGGCATTCCCGTATGTAAGCACAGTCAAGTCGCTGCCTTCCATTCTTATCCTTGCCTTTCCAAAGGGCACCTCAAAATCTTCAGGAACCGGTGTGGCAGCAATGGGTGAGTTATAAAGCGCTTTGGGCTCCATGAACATCGTGAAGCCTTCACTTTTCATGCACGTTCTCAATAAACCGGCAGCATCATCGGCAAATGAAGGATATACAATTCTCACCCCCGGAAAGGTCGTCAGCGCACCCTCGATAGTCTGCGAATGGTATAGTCCGCCACCGATGTACCCCCCCGACGCAAGCCTTACGGTTACATTAGGAGAAAACTGGCCGTTCGATCTCCAGTAATCATGAGTCGTTTCTACAAATTGCTCCATGGCCGGCCAAAAATAATCGGCAAATTCGGCACCTTCAACAACCAGCCTGATTTTCTTATTGAACCTCGACATACCGTTGGCTGTACCGAGTATGAAATCTTCTGCAATAGGAGCATTGAAAACTCTTTCAATGCCAAATTCCTGCTGCATGCCTTTTGTGACGTTGAATATTCCGCCTTTATCCTTGTTGGCTATATCCTGTCCCCAGATAAATGTATCGGGATTTGCCCTGAATTCAGCTTTCAGTGTTTCGTTTATAGCCTCTATCAGTTTCTTCTTCGGGCCTTCGTCGTTATGAAGTCCTTCAGGATACTTTTGTGAAACATACGGATCGGGCCATACAAAACTGGTGACCGATTCGGGAGCAGGATCAGGCGCTGCCATCCCCTTTTTGTGAGCTTCCTTGACTTCAGCCTTTGCTTTTTCTTCGATTGCTTTTAATTCTTCTTCAGTGAACCGGTTATAGCGGATGAGCAAGCGGTGGAATTTTCCGAGCGGATCATAATCGCTTACGTAATTCAGTTCGGCATCATCACGATACAGCTCATGACGGTCAGAATTGGAATGCGATTTTATTCGCACACAGTTTGCCTGCACAATGCAGGGCTTCTGATTTTTGATTGCCCACTCCTTTGCTTCGGTCATGGCATTCATGGAATCAAATACGTCCTTCCCGTTACAATGAATGATTCTCAGATTTTTAAATCCTCTGAAATTATTGGCCACTTTACGGTTCGCCGTCTGATCCGCTTTGGGAACAGAAATACCGTAACCATTATCCTGGAATACAAATATTACAGGTAACTGTTCATTAGAAGCGCCATTAACCGCTTCATAAACATATCCTTCGGAAACCGACGACTCACCCTGTGAACTAATACTTACTCCTTTGTGATTGTATTTTTTCATTCCCCTTCCAACACCCACTGCATGAAGGGCATGATTGCCTGTGGCTGAAGACA is part of the Bacteroidales bacterium genome and harbors:
- a CDS encoding thiamine pyrophosphate-dependent enzyme — protein: MNYTSLPGAITELEIPKRFGVKNTDKETLSKWFYLLVIGRILDDRAPNYLKQAIGWSYHAPYAGHDGIQLAIGQIFDRQTDHLFPYYRDMLTAISSGLTAEEIIYNGISKAPDVAGGGRHMSNHFAKPEWNIHNVSSATGNHALHAVGVGRGMKKYNHKGVSISSQGESSVSEGYVYEAVNGASNEQLPVIFVFQDNGYGISVPKADQTANRKVANNFRGFKNLRIIHCNGKDVFDSMNAMTEAKEWAIKNQKPCIVQANCVRIKSHSNSDRHELYRDDAELNYVSDYDPLGKFHRLLIRYNRFTEEELKAIEEKAKAEVKEAHKKGMAAPDPAPESVTSFVWPDPYVSQKYPEGLHNDEGPKKKLIEAINETLKAEFRANPDTFIWGQDIANKDKGGIFNVTKGMQQEFGIERVFNAPIAEDFILGTANGMSRFNKKIRLVVEGAEFADYFWPAMEQFVETTHDYWRSNGQFSPNVTVRLASGGYIGGGLYHSQTIEGALTTFPGVRIVYPSFADDAAGLLRTCMKSEGFTMFMEPKALYNSPIAATPVPEDFEVPFGKARIRMEGSDLTVLTYGNASHMCLQAAGKLAKETGASIEVIDLRSLIPLDKETILNSVKKTGKVLVVHEDKVFSGFGGELSAMITEEAFEYLDGPVRRVGSLFTPVGFNRILEKAILPDADKIEKAMKELLDF
- a CDS encoding thioredoxin family protein, which encodes MKHLVILFIGFLMLMPSKAQQSQGPAIYNPMANAQDDLAAALKQAKEQKKRVLIQVGGNWCPWCIRLHNFMHTDVQVDSIMKADYVFMLINYSPENKNPEILASLEYPQRFGFPVLLVLDESGKRLHTQDSGLLEQGKGYDPEKVKRFLLSWNRSALDPASYMKK
- the dat gene encoding D-amino-acid transaminase, producing MLRPSTVYLNGQFISHDRAYISPDDRGFYFADGVYEVVKFYKNKAFYFAEHMDRLVNSLKEIKINYTETEKLHDVCSALIETNTLKKLHAGVYIQITRGAAPRIHRFPGNDVKPTIFARAFHMPVCITELSEGVQVLTREDIRWLKCNVKSIALLPNTLLFDEVASQGAFECVLVRNGFVTEASHSNILAVKNGVVQTHPDSNLILPGITKLAVLRICKKLGIPVVEKPIEESAITSYDEWFLTGTGSEVMPVVKINDHVVGNGKPGPVTRRIQQEFFRMTYEELAGEKFTI
- a CDS encoding flavodoxin; translated protein: MDKIALIYSFNTRKTTQAAEKIAQEFGDAVVKVNAETLTEKEFLSYKNLILGVPTWFDGELPNYWDEFVPAIEDMDLKGKSIAVFGNGNQKGYPENFVDGIGIMARLLKSRGAKLTGFTSTSGYTFESSKALEDDHFLGLALDFENGASQVGAKVKKWVEQLKSEFNQKS